The region CGGACTGCAATTTTCACATACATCGCTCCAGAATTTTACAAGACTGCGAGATATATTGATAGATACATCTCATCAAACATCCAGAATACCGGCCGTCCAGGTCTGGAGTTGCCTACCCCGATCTAGACGGTCACGACTTACCAGAGGACTCGCCGTCGCCTTCTCCGGCCTTGGCTTGGGTGCAGTTGGAAGCAAAGCCATTCATCTGTTCAAAATCTCCGCCCCACGTCAACAATCCTCCGTCGCTGGCGGGCTGGCCCTCCCAGGGGGAGGCCTGCATATCCAACAGGGACCGGACTTTTGCGGAGTAATCCAGGACAGAGGAAAAGTCAATTCCAAGCAAGGACCCCACGCCCGGGTACCCGGGTCCAGACCCGGCGGGACGACTTGGCGGCACTTTGCGGCCGTTTTTGCTCTTCATCCAAGCGGAGCTGCTTCTTCTCTTGTAAGGCCGCTTGGACATGTGACTTCGACTTGCGTCCACGCACGGGCTAAAATCTGGATCACCATTCACAACGTCTTGTTCAAGGCCGGCGGGTGCGGCCGCCCCAGGCATGACCATGGGCTCCTGCTTGACGTGGGCACTCGGTGGTCCAATTTCCAGTTCTAAGGGGGCCCCGTCACGCTCTCGAGTGTCATGCATGTCTTTCATCATCATAAGAAAAGTGCTGAACTTGTAATTCAGGTCTGGTTTGAAGGTGAGCACTTTGCCGTTGGCCTCGTTGGTCAAAGATTGGAAGGACACCTCTTTGGCgtttttcaaagcattcatgaagGAAAACGGCGAGGGAGGGGAAGGCGAGGAGGTCCTTCGGTCCACCACCTTTGTCCTGACGTTGGAGGTGAGTGGTATGAAGTCCATCGGTGGGGTTGAAGATACCGAAAGGACTTCCTCTTCACTCTTGACTTCAGTGCAGTCATGCAACAGCAAACGAGGGCCACGACAACTGGATACCGCGTCCCGATCGTCGGAACAAGTGGCGCTATATCCAGACTCGACCGGTTTGACTTTAGTGCAAACGTCCAAATCGCTTTCTTTGTTCCAAGCGGAGTTCTTAGCACGGTGATCCGGGTCGGCCTGGTTTTGGCCGTGACCCAAGACTTCATTCTGAGCGGCTTTCTTTTTGGCTTTTCTGTGCTTCAGCTTTTGCAGAACCTTCATGGTTTTCAGGGCTCCGGTCATCAGCCGATTGCTAGCTGGGAGATGGGCGGGCTGTTCTTGTGGTAGGACGTCGGGTAATTTATCGGGGATGTGCTTTGATTTAAGGGCATTGGTCTTGGGGGATGATGGCTCTCGGGACACCCGACCAGTGCCAGATACTGAATTTCTATCGTACCGAGAGGGCTCGGGGGTTGTGACGGGCGGCGAGCTCGAGGCGCAAGTGTCACGTTGCTGTGAACCTTCTGAAAGATCGCAAGAAATTGTGGTACCTTTGGGGGCACCAGTGGGACACTTTGCTTCAGTCTCTGCCGGACGGGAGTCGGAAGAGCCGGCGGGATCATTCCTGGACTTTCTGGAAACAATTGCCTCATCGCATTTTcctgaaacattttcaaatgcgtTTCCGTCTTCACAACGTCCCGAAACACTTTTGGCATCAGGATTTCTTGAAACACTTTTGTCTTCGCTTTTTCGGAAAACAGTTTTGCCTTCACCGATTCTGGAAACTATTTTGTCCCCGCTATTTTGAGACGCACTTTTATCTCCGAAATTTCTGGACAcacttttgttttcacaatttgTAGACACGCCTTTGTCGTCAGCACTTCCAGATGCATTTCTTCCCTCTTTTCTTCTGAAAACGGGGTCGTGTCCGTTACttgtggaaaatattttgtCCTCGTTTTTTCGGCCCGCGATTTTGTCCTCGGTTTTTCTGAAAACATGTTTGTCTTCAGTGAGCCTGGAAAcagctttgtgttcactgttgggGGCAACTTGGTCCACCGTTTTTCTCGAAACACTGTTGTCCTCAATTTTCCTGTTTTTGCCAATTCgggaaagatttttttcttcaccgtGTCTGGACACGCCTTTCTCGTCATTTTTTCTGAAAATCCCTTCGTCGTCACTCTTTCTAGAAACACTTTGGACCTCGCCGTTTCTAGACACACTTTTGTCTTCACCATCTCTGGGCATGATTTTGACTTCACAATTTCCAGAAAGCCTCTCGTCTTCAACGTTCCCAGAAACGGTATCGTCTCCGCTGTTTTGGGAAACTTTTTTGTCTACACCGTCGTTAGAGATAGTTTCTGCTGCGTGGGTCGAGTCTGACTTCGACGAGGAGTGAGCCGTGGTTCTTTGGAGTGCATTACCGTTCGGACACCCAGTTTTGTCGTTGTAACTAAAAGCAATTTTAGACTTCCAATAATTCTGAATATTTATGTCGCCGCGCATCAACTTAATGAATGGTAGCTTGCACATAGCGATCAAAGCTTTTTGAAGGTCTGTTGATACTTCACTTAAACTGGACTTAGCCTTGGTATTACTTTCTCTTTCTTCCATCTGGTACAAACCGCATGGAGCCTCTCTTTTACACTGATCACTTTGACTGCTGTGCTTTACACCGGCCCTCTTCTTGAACTTCTTGACTTGTGCGTCGCTTTGAGGAGTAGACCGTTTGGCAGAGTGTTTAGAATTAAGGATAATTTGCCGAGCCTTCAAGGAACCACACTTCTTAGAGGACCTGCAGGAATCAACAGACACTTGCGATGATGCCTGAGGGTCAGAGGAGTCCATAGAGTACAGTTTTTGAGAGGATACTGGAGGGTGAGAAGAATCCAATAACTTATGTTTATGTGATGATCTTCGGAGCTCAAATGAATCCAATGACTTCTGCTTATGGGATGTTCCACGAGGGTCCCTGGACATTTCCTTCCATGATGACCCGCACGAGTCAGAAGTATGCACCGACTTCAGCTTTTCTGACAAAACTTGAAGAGCAGAAGACATCCTGGACTCCTGACCCTGTGACATTCCTCGAGGTTGAGAAGAATCCTTTGACTTCACCTTTTGAGATGAAACTCGAGGATCCGAAGAATACTTGGACTCTTGCTTTTGTGACAGTCCTCGTTGGCCAGAAGAACCTGTGGACTCCTGAATTTTTGACAGTCCACGGGAGTCACAAGAATCCATGGAATGCGACTTTTGTGATGATCCTTGATCAGGGGCATCCTTGGGCCCGTGCTTCTGTGATGCCCCACGAGTGTCAGAAGATTCCACCGGCTTCAGCTTTTCAGATGAAACCTGAGGGTCAGAAGACTTCCTGGACTCGTGCCTTTGTGATGATCCTCGAGGTTCAGAAGAATCCATTAACTTCAGCTTTTGTGACGAAATTTCAGGGTCAGAAGAATACTTGCACTTCTGCTTTTGAGATAATCGTCGTTGGTCAGAAGAAGCCGTGGAGTCTGGCTTTTTTGACAATCCACAGGAGTCAAAAGCTTTCAGCTTTTGTGAGGATCCTTGGTGGTCGGGTGAATTCATGGACACCTGCTTCTGTACTGACCCACCATGGTAAGAAATGTCCACCAACTTCAGCTGTTCGGATGAAACTTGAGGGTCAGAAGAATCCCTGGACTCCTGTTTTTGCGACGATCCTTGAGGTTTAGAAGAATCCTTTGGCTTCAGCTTTTGTGATGAAACTCGGTGGTCAGAAGAATACTTGGAcgcttgcttttgtgacaatACCCGATGGTCAGAGGAAGCCTTGAACTCCTGCTTTTTTGACAGTCCGCAGGAGTCAGAAGAATCTCTGGAATTCGGCTTTTGTGATGATCCTCGATGATCAGGCGAATGCCTGGACTTCTGCTTTTGTGACGTACCTCGAGGGCCAGGAGAATCCCCTGATTTCCGTTTTTGTGACAATAGTTGAGGTACTGAAAAATCCACCAACTTTGGCTTTTGTGATGCTCCTTGGGGTTGAAAAGAATTCACCGACTTCTCCTTTTGTGATGATCTTTGGGGGTCTGATGCATCTCTGGATTCCTGCTTTTGTGAGGGTTCTTTCGAGCAAAAAGAATCCATTGACTTCTTCTGGGACGATTCTCGGGGGTTAGAAGAATCAAATAACTTCTGCTTTTGTGACAATGTTTGGTGGTGAAAAGAATGCCATGCGCCGCTTTTTGACAATCCTTGTGGCTTAAAATATTCGACCGACTTTTGCTTTTGGGACACCCTTTGAGGGTCAGAAGAATCCTTAGTCTCCTGTTTTTGTGACACTCCTTGACAGTCATAAGAATCCACAAACGTCTGCTGTTGCGATGGTCCTCGAGAATCAGACCCATGCATAGACTCCATCTTTTGCGATGATCTTTGAAGATTTGAGGAATTCGTGGACTTCTGCTTTTGTGACAATGTTGCAGGAATGGAAGAATCCTGTGGCAATCTTTGAGAAGATGAAGAATCTACCAACTTCTGCTTTTGCGATGATACTGGAAGGTCAGAACAACCCTTGGACTCCCGCTGTGGTGACAATCCTAGAAGGTCAGAAGAATCCACCGATTTCTGCTTGTGAGACAGTCGATCAGAAACATCCACATCCTTCTGCCTTGGgtatgcaaagtccacacacctCTGCTTTGGTGGGAACATTTGGGGCTCAGGAGAATCCCTGGAGTCCTTCTGTGACAATGCTTCAGTACTGAAACAATCCACTGACTTCTGTTTTTTGGATGATCCTCGAGGTTCCAAAGAATCGACTAACTCCTTCTTTTGGGACACTCCTTGAGGGTCAGAAGGGGCCACAAATTTCAGCTTTTTTGATGATCCTTGAGGGTAACAGGAATCCACAGatttatgtttttgtgatgacccTTCAGCGTCAGAAGAATCAACTGATTTGCACTTTTGGGACAATCCTCGGGAGTCTGATAAAACCACTAATTTGCGCTTGTGAGAAGATGCTCGAGGGTCAGAACAATTCCGAGACTCGCGGTTTTGTGATATGCCTAGAGGGTAAGAGGAATCCACAGATTTCTGCTTTTGAGACAGTCCTGCAGGGTCAGAAGATAACATTGACtcttgtttttgtgacaatgCCCGAGAGTCAGAAAAATCGGTGAACGCCTGCTTCTGTACCAATTCTTCTGAGTCAAAAGGAGCCACAGACTGGTTGTTTTCTGAAGATTGAAAAGGTTCAGCGAAGACCACCGACTCTTGCAGGTGTGACAATCCAAGAGGGTCAGAAGAATCGATCGACAGCTGATGTTGAGA is a window of Hippocampus zosterae strain Florida chromosome 16, ASM2543408v3, whole genome shotgun sequence DNA encoding:
- the LOC127587982 gene encoding uncharacterized protein LOC127587982 encodes the protein MKRSAVPPVKFLEGEVIWAKFNRRPWWPCEVIVDPAQGVYHKVKEPSDRPCRLYHIRTFGDQEEQAWVEDKSTHIFHGGFQFEQLAQMRRKGKQRGPNHKYTIAKRYEASWKLSVAEAETILQQRPNIDSLTMDTSFQDSSPMMTKPCPPISPSSPAASNLLEKSHAISGSISCQTSSPVENKQGTLKKSSDKREDFNSSNKQSKKVRHHNPNQSHKNVECPYSDLESVPKILCPKALERQTTWTQSPANLAKEEKRQPETQSGLWFSKSGKDRRPKSVTPERSDRTLVTNVLGKKKTLAVTKNLTAQGDNASSAGQGDQGGLVNPEPKLVSEQSWQLDSKNSVASDPAESSPELFSQHQLSIDSSDPLGLSHLQESVVFAEPFQSSENNQSVAPFDSEELVQKQAFTDFSDSRALSQKQESMLSSDPAGLSQKQKSVDSSYPLGISQNRESRNCSDPRASSHKRKLVVLSDSRGLSQKCKSVDSSDAEGSSQKHKSVDSCYPQGSSKKLKFVAPSDPQGVSQKKELVDSLEPRGSSKKQKSVDCFSTEALSQKDSRDSPEPQMFPPKQRCVDFAYPRQKDVDVSDRLSHKQKSVDSSDLLGLSPQRESKGCSDLPVSSQKQKLVDSSSSQRLPQDSSIPATLSQKQKSTNSSNLQRSSQKMESMHGSDSRGPSQQQTFVDSYDCQGVSQKQETKDSSDPQRVSQKQKSVEYFKPQGLSKSGAWHSFHHQTLSQKQKLFDSSNPRESSQKKSMDSFCSKEPSQKQESRDASDPQRSSQKEKSVNSFQPQGASQKPKLVDFSVPQLLSQKRKSGDSPGPRGTSQKQKSRHSPDHRGSSQKPNSRDSSDSCGLSKKQEFKASSDHRVLSQKQASKYSSDHRVSSQKLKPKDSSKPQGSSQKQESRDSSDPQVSSEQLKLVDISYHGGSVQKQVSMNSPDHQGSSQKLKAFDSCGLSKKPDSTASSDQRRLSQKQKCKYSSDPEISSQKLKLMDSSEPRGSSQRHESRKSSDPQVSSEKLKPVESSDTRGASQKHGPKDAPDQGSSQKSHSMDSCDSRGLSKIQESTGSSGQRGLSQKQESKYSSDPRVSSQKVKSKDSSQPRGMSQGQESRMSSALQVLSEKLKSVHTSDSCGSSWKEMSRDPRGTSHKQKSLDSFELRRSSHKHKLLDSSHPPVSSQKLYSMDSSDPQASSQVSVDSCRSSKKCGSLKARQIILNSKHSAKRSTPQSDAQVKKFKKRAGVKHSSQSDQCKREAPCGLYQMEERESNTKAKSSLSEVSTDLQKALIAMCKLPFIKLMRGDINIQNYWKSKIAFSYNDKTGCPNGNALQRTTAHSSSKSDSTHAAETISNDGVDKKVSQNSGDDTVSGNVEDERLSGNCEVKIMPRDGEDKSVSRNGEVQSVSRKSDDEGIFRKNDEKGVSRHGEEKNLSRIGKNRKIEDNSVSRKTVDQVAPNSEHKAVSRLTEDKHVFRKTEDKIAGRKNEDKIFSTSNGHDPVFRRKEGRNASGSADDKGVSTNCENKSVSRNFGDKSASQNSGDKIVSRIGEGKTVFRKSEDKSVSRNPDAKSVSGRCEDGNAFENVSGKCDEAIVSRKSRNDPAGSSDSRPAETEAKCPTGAPKGTTISCDLSEGSQQRDTCASSSPPVTTPEPSRYDRNSVSGTGRVSREPSSPKTNALKSKHIPDKLPDVLPQEQPAHLPASNRLMTGALKTMKVLQKLKHRKAKKKAAQNEVLGHGQNQADPDHRAKNSAWNKESDLDVCTKVKPVESGYSATCSDDRDAVSSCRGPRLLLHDCTEVKSEEEVLSVSSTPPMDFIPLTSNVRTKVVDRRTSSPSPPSPFSFMNALKNAKEVSFQSLTNEANGKVLTFKPDLNYKFSTFLMMMKDMHDTRERDGAPLELEIGPPSAHVKQEPMVMPGAAAPAGLEQDVVNGDPDFSPCVDASRSHMSKRPYKRRSSSAWMKSKNGRKVPPSRPAGSGPGYPGVGSLLGIDFSSVLDYSAKVRSLLDMQASPWEGQPASDGGLLTWGGDFEQMNGFASNCTQAKAGEGDGESSANKRVRKPSKRLLEWTEEYDHIFSSRKKTKKPLQTITMANRALSPQPPVLDKRVLEPPSLSTLPEMQTPPPEEITLTTELQIPSAENASPQEAQPLSIDTLTPPPEAEAEPPPIEDLAGDDCNAALLQKKRKRKPTPKILEYCLEAEASVGPKKKIKIVKNSYEDPQTALPDPDPPALKPMSPAVPTPSPAATHPTPPSPPGPPVLAPAVSERADDKVADVHLPQADDGFKYTTESEGETSTLDQSFSSTRDDSSPCDDALGQGRRIIGDRGGPASLKENVCQVCEKTGELLLCEGQCCGAFHLSCISLAEAPRGKFVCPECKSGVHTCFVCKKRSEDVRRCMIPVCGKFYHGECIATYGPTAPVSRGFRCSIHVCLTCFIANPASPSISKGRLVRCVRCPVAYHANDLCMVAGCVVLSSNSIICPNHFTPRRGVKNHEHVNVSWCFVCTEGGSLLCCESCPAAFHRECLNMEMPKGSWYCNDCKAGKKPRYKDILWVKVGRYRWWPAEVSHPKSIPDNILRMRHDVGEFPVHFFGSNDYLWTYQARVFPYMDVDANSKEKMGKGVDATYKKALEEAAARFRELQAEKELRQLQEDRKNDRKPPPYKHIKVNRPIGKVQIVTADLSEIPRCNCKAADESPCGVDSECINRMLLYECHPQVCPAGERCLNQTFSRRQYSQVEIFRTLSRGWGLRCVHDIKKGQFVSEYVGEVIDEEECRSRIRHAQEHDICNFYMLTLDKDRIIDAGPKGNEARFMNHCCQPNCETQKWTVSGDTRVGLFALVDIAAGTELTFNYNLECLGNGKTVCKCGAPNCSGFLGVRPKNNPPSDDKGRKPKRRGHGRRKKKVVVTKEREDECFSCGDGGQMVSCKKPGCPKVYHADCLNLTRRPAGRWECPRHQCDICGKEALSFCEMCPSSFCGQHREGLLFISKLDGKLCCTEHDPCGPHPLEPGEIREYDPQPPRALTSCLGMAVITPSSAAPGVPASAGARPAPALARLQDVGQDPFPAFAIPVPITIPVSAPAASPPAVGGGSGAFDLPQYSPISSYEEDRDVLEEDEDEEEMMDEEDEEEALEYLEIRDDDDEEEEEEEEEEE